One genomic segment of Panicum virgatum strain AP13 chromosome 2N, P.virgatum_v5, whole genome shotgun sequence includes these proteins:
- the LOC120659080 gene encoding uncharacterized protein LOC120659080: MAPPPAELVEEIVEEVLLRFPPDDPASLVRAALVCRLWRRLVSAAAFRRRFREFHRTAPLLGALCQGKCGDGDARPTSLFVPTSSFRPAHAARYGWRAVDARRGRVLLERWPWGARPPLRTELAVWDPVTGEQRELPSLPMQFNVYPRTWAAAVLCAGGGNCDHLDCRWGSFLVVFMDIKHNSNKICSCVYSSELAAWGEQTFSDRLRCRRRDCFKPEPGVLMGNSLYFLFNSNHGIVRYDLTTREASMIDIRPAFNPQDIVLMTMDDGRLGFATIDKGRLKLNLWSRVVGRDDKEARFVQFRVIDLLKVFNAPKRWPRLSGFAHGAGVLFIWTLLDGLYSMDIKSEEVRKVPVTRYCHSVDVVPYSSFHTPGTTAPP; the protein is encoded by the coding sequence atggcgccgccgccagcggagCTAGTGGAGGAGATCGTGGAGGAGGTCCTGCTCCGTTTCCCGCCGGACGACCCGGCGAGCCTCGTGCGCGCCGCCCTCGTCTGCCGGCTCTGGCGCCGCctcgtctccgccgccgccttccggcGCAGGTTCCGCGAGTTCCACCGCACGGCACCCCTGCTGGGCGCCCTATGCCAGGGCAAATGCGGCGACGGAGATGCCCGGCCAACGTCGCTCTTCGTCCCCACGTCCTCCTTCCGCCCGGCCCACGCCGCCCGCTACGGCTGgcgcgccgtcgacgcccgccgcggccgcgtccTCCTGGAGCGCTGGCCCTGGGGGGCCCGCCCGCCTCTGAGGACCGAGCTCGCCGTCTGGGACCCCgtcaccggcgagcagcgagaGCTGCCCAGCTTGCCGATGCAGTTCAACGTGTACCCGCGCACCTGGGCCGCGGCCGtgctctgcgccggcggcggcaactgCGACCACCTCGACTGCCGCTGGGGATCTTTCCTGGTTGTCTTCATGGACATCAAACACAACTCAAACAAGATTTGCTCGTGCGTCTACTCGTCCGAGCTCGCCGCGTGGGGCGAGCAAACCTTTAGTGATCGGCTTCGCTGTCGCCGCCGCGACTGCTTCAAGCCGGAGCCCGGTGTCCTCATGGGGAATTCGCTCTACTTCCTGTTCAATTCAAACCATGGAATCGTGAGGTACGACTTGACCACCCGGGAAGCATCTATGATCGACATTCGACCTGCATTCAATCCGCAGGATATTGTGCTCATGACCATGGATGATGGTAGGCTAGGGTTCGCCACCATAGACAAAGGCAGACTCAAACTCAACCTATGGTCGAGGGTGGTTGGTCGAGACGACAAAGAAGCAAGATTTGTTCAGTTCAGAGTCATTGATCTTCTGAAGGTGTTCAATGCACCCAAGAGATGGCCTCGTTTGAGCGGCTTTGCGCATGGGGCCGGGGTTCTTTTCATCTGGACGTTACTTGATGGTTTATACAGTATGGACATAAAGTCTGAAGAGGTCAGGAAGGTGCCGGTTACAAGGTACTGCCATAGCGTAGACGTTGTTCCGTACTCGAGCTTCCACACTCCAGGAACAACAGCTCCTCCATGA